In the Neomonachus schauinslandi chromosome 13, ASM220157v2, whole genome shotgun sequence genome, one interval contains:
- the LOC110572649 gene encoding cyclin-dependent kinase inhibitor 2A-like, whose translation METSADRLATAAAQGRADEVRALLAAGVPPNARNRQGRSPIQVMMMGSTRVAELLLCHGAEPNCADPTTLTRPVHDAARDGFLDTLVVLHRAGARLDVRDAWGRLPVDLAEERGHRAVAGYLHAAAGGTEGGSHALTEVAEGSADSPDLKND comes from the exons ATGGAGACCTCCGCAGACAGGCTGGCCACCGCAGCCGCCCAGGGCCGGGCCGACGAGGTGCGGGCGCTGCTCGCGGCTGGGGTGCCGCCCAACGCGCGGAACCGCCAAGGTCGGAGCCCGATTCAG GTCATGATGATGGGCAGCACCCGCGTGGCCGAGCTGCTGCTGTGCCACGGCGCGGAGCCCAACTGCGCCGACCCTACCACCCTCACCCGACCTGTGCACGACGCGGCCCGGGACGGTTTCCTGGACACGCTCGTGGTGCTGCACCGAGCCGGCGCGCGGCTGGACGTGCGCGATGCCTGGGGCCGCCTGCCCGTGGACCTGGCTGAGGAGCGGGGCCACCGCGCTGTCGCCGGGTACCTGCACGCAGCCGCGGGGGGCACCGAAGGTGGTAGCCACGCCCTTACGGAAGTTGCGGAAGG ctCTGCAGACAGCCCGGACTTAAAGAATGATTGA